From the genome of Rhodohalobacter sp. SW132, one region includes:
- a CDS encoding DUF4175 family protein translates to MKPDYDQHSGDKAAQIKELLSNAWKKSGRGRILSLAFIFLSLLLLLFASITAAESAYFLPSAWKIGGLLTGLALSIAITYLFSRQISDSSFDVFVKRYLKTRPKDGENIQSAIDLYEDQNRDQSLFYEAALESNLEKVKPDELNRDLKSYLGRHHTIKSATRSFGALLLALVVFSLTIFQNPDGFERTMTFWQTFEQPNPYQYAISPGDTTIEQGQSIQPTIEFSGDRLPETVTFLYKTDVEENYRERPMQLSEGTRFQPREFEISSSVSYHVVMDGFRSESYRLSVQVQPRFDDLIARITPPSYTNLPESEHEYPFSALRFYPGSEIHFEGELNKEVDQIELLSSGEPLEMTLTESDSRLTYFATITPETTDTLTFQMTDHDGLSNRNPFRTILRMTEDEPPVVVIREPTGVVMENEPRDLDILYQATDDFGIERAELQWSIYRSYVDEPQHGAQQLSTPENGRNTRISWDLTELELRPRDEVRFRIRALDNDAVSGGKWGESQEVVIRRPSMAEFFEEIDSKERSVQGELDQVSDEFEQMEQEYERFLERLRQNPEGGFEEQEMLESVSEQQQRIDETVEQLKEQYEELRREMEESSSISDETRESYRELQQLMEELDDPDLQNALRELREAMENMNPNQIEQALENVSFNEELYKERLERTKELFKQLKMNSDLDKLAQQYQDLSERMREQPEATLEQLKSEMETARDDMDSLSDQLERLDDNPPRRSEEKLKELKEQAQERLQEIQEQMEQLGQEMDGKMEDGETSPDSQMQQQQQQISEQLQQEADNMREMRQEMGGQQLQVNILGLQWALYTLLELSETQEFLTKDSQETANRSAGFVNLARQQNYVRGQFSAVADTIFQISSEIPGVPNRINRKKAEVERTLQRAVDEMSERNQRSAMITSRESLGGINDLSSTIASLIEQLMDQDGDGGGGGGMSMQQMIEQMQQMSGDQEQLNQQLQEMVNDMQGDRLSREQSERLDEMARQQNEIRRQLRELQRSGALREGDQALSELQRMIDEMEDSINDMRGGVTDRMMIERQQNILSRMLSAEEAMERRGEEEEREGQLAEPFDSELPPDLTLEELQQEIRSRLQDPNYTRFSEEHQRLIERYFEMLRRMDDAAIQ, encoded by the coding sequence ATGAAACCGGATTACGATCAACATTCAGGCGACAAAGCCGCACAAATTAAAGAATTGCTGAGCAATGCCTGGAAAAAATCAGGCCGGGGAAGAATACTCTCCCTCGCGTTCATCTTTTTATCACTTCTCTTGCTGTTATTCGCAAGCATTACGGCGGCTGAATCAGCGTACTTTCTGCCCTCAGCCTGGAAAATTGGTGGTCTGCTCACCGGTTTAGCTCTCTCAATAGCCATTACCTATCTCTTTTCACGCCAGATCAGTGACAGCTCATTCGACGTTTTTGTTAAGCGCTACCTGAAAACAAGACCCAAAGATGGCGAAAATATTCAGAGTGCCATTGATCTGTATGAAGACCAAAACAGAGATCAATCCCTGTTTTACGAAGCTGCACTGGAATCAAATCTCGAAAAAGTAAAACCGGATGAACTGAACCGGGATCTGAAATCGTATCTTGGCAGACATCACACCATTAAATCTGCGACGCGCTCGTTTGGTGCTCTTCTCCTGGCACTTGTAGTTTTTTCGTTGACAATCTTCCAGAATCCGGACGGTTTTGAACGTACGATGACCTTCTGGCAAACCTTCGAACAGCCCAACCCCTATCAATACGCAATTTCCCCCGGAGATACTACGATCGAGCAGGGGCAATCGATTCAACCCACCATCGAGTTCAGCGGCGACCGTCTTCCCGAGACCGTGACGTTTCTCTATAAAACTGATGTTGAGGAAAATTACAGGGAACGGCCCATGCAGCTCTCTGAAGGCACCCGTTTTCAGCCGCGTGAATTTGAAATCTCCAGCTCCGTCAGTTACCATGTGGTGATGGATGGATTCAGATCTGAGTCGTATCGCCTCAGCGTGCAGGTGCAGCCCCGGTTTGATGATCTCATCGCACGTATCACTCCTCCCTCCTACACGAATCTGCCCGAAAGTGAGCACGAATACCCATTTTCTGCCTTGCGATTTTATCCCGGTTCAGAAATCCATTTTGAAGGTGAACTGAACAAAGAAGTAGATCAGATTGAGTTGCTATCATCCGGCGAACCGTTAGAGATGACTTTGACTGAAAGCGATTCACGTTTGACCTACTTCGCAACGATTACGCCTGAAACTACTGATACGCTTACATTTCAAATGACAGATCACGACGGGCTTTCTAACCGAAACCCTTTCAGAACAATTCTTCGGATGACAGAAGATGAGCCTCCGGTAGTGGTTATCCGGGAGCCGACAGGAGTTGTCATGGAAAATGAACCCCGGGACCTTGATATCCTCTACCAGGCCACCGATGATTTCGGAATCGAGCGGGCTGAGCTTCAATGGAGTATCTATCGCTCTTATGTGGATGAGCCTCAGCATGGAGCTCAACAGCTATCCACCCCGGAAAATGGCAGAAACACACGCATAAGCTGGGATTTGACCGAGCTGGAACTGCGGCCGCGCGATGAAGTGCGATTCAGAATTCGCGCACTCGACAACGATGCAGTATCGGGCGGAAAATGGGGTGAATCACAGGAAGTTGTGATCCGAAGGCCTTCAATGGCAGAGTTTTTTGAAGAGATTGATTCAAAAGAGAGAAGCGTTCAGGGTGAGCTCGATCAGGTATCCGACGAATTTGAACAGATGGAACAGGAGTATGAACGGTTCCTGGAACGGCTGCGTCAAAACCCTGAAGGTGGTTTCGAGGAACAGGAGATGCTTGAAAGCGTTTCGGAACAACAGCAGAGAATTGACGAAACCGTTGAACAGCTTAAAGAGCAGTATGAGGAGCTTCGCCGCGAAATGGAAGAGAGCAGCAGCATTTCGGATGAAACACGCGAATCGTACAGGGAGCTTCAGCAGCTGATGGAAGAGCTGGATGATCCGGATCTTCAAAATGCACTCCGCGAGCTTCGGGAAGCGATGGAGAATATGAACCCCAACCAGATTGAACAGGCGCTGGAAAATGTAAGTTTCAACGAGGAACTCTACAAAGAGCGTCTTGAACGTACCAAGGAGCTGTTTAAACAGCTTAAAATGAACAGCGATTTGGATAAACTGGCTCAGCAATACCAGGATTTGTCTGAACGGATGCGTGAACAGCCTGAAGCAACGCTTGAGCAGCTTAAATCGGAAATGGAAACTGCCCGCGACGATATGGATTCACTTTCAGATCAGCTGGAGCGGCTGGATGATAACCCTCCCAGACGTTCTGAAGAGAAGCTCAAAGAACTGAAAGAGCAGGCCCAGGAGCGACTTCAGGAGATTCAGGAGCAGATGGAACAGCTCGGCCAGGAGATGGATGGCAAAATGGAGGATGGCGAAACGAGCCCCGACTCCCAGATGCAGCAGCAGCAACAGCAGATCAGTGAACAACTCCAGCAGGAGGCTGATAATATGCGGGAAATGCGCCAGGAGATGGGCGGTCAGCAGTTACAGGTAAATATACTTGGCCTGCAGTGGGCTCTTTACACGCTGCTTGAACTTTCTGAAACGCAGGAGTTTCTCACAAAAGATTCGCAGGAGACCGCCAACCGAAGTGCCGGCTTTGTGAATTTAGCCCGCCAGCAGAATTATGTCAGGGGTCAGTTTTCTGCAGTTGCGGATACCATATTTCAAATCTCATCGGAGATACCGGGTGTTCCCAACCGGATCAACCGGAAAAAAGCTGAAGTTGAACGCACACTCCAGCGGGCTGTAGATGAGATGTCTGAACGCAACCAGCGAAGTGCTATGATCACATCGCGGGAATCTCTGGGCGGCATAAACGATCTCTCTTCCACGATTGCATCCCTGATTGAACAGCTTATGGATCAGGATGGAGATGGCGGCGGTGGCGGCGGGATGTCGATGCAGCAGATGATTGAACAGATGCAGCAAATGTCGGGCGACCAGGAGCAGCTAAATCAGCAGCTTCAGGAAATGGTGAATGATATGCAGGGGGATCGCCTTAGCCGTGAGCAATCAGAACGACTGGACGAGATGGCCCGTCAGCAAAATGAAATTCGGCGTCAGCTCCGAGAACTCCAGAGAAGCGGAGCTCTGCGTGAAGGCGACCAGGCACTGAGTGAACTCCAGCGGATGATTGACGAGATGGAAGACAGTATTAACGACATGCGCGGCGGCGTGACCGACCGGATGATGATTGAACGCCAGCAAAACATACTCTCCCGGATGCTGAGCGCCGAAGAGGCGATGGAGCGGCGCGGTGAGGAGGAAGAACGCGAAGGCCAGCTTGCCGAACCGTTCGATAGTGAACTACCGCCTGACCTCACTCTCGAGGAACTCCAGCAGGAGATCCGCTCAAGATTACAAGACCCTAACTACACCCGGTTCAGCGAAGAGCACCAGCGGCTGATTGAGCGCTATTTCGAGATGCTGCGCCGCATGGATGATGCCGCTATTCAATAA